Proteins from a genomic interval of Phaeobacter gallaeciensis DSM 26640:
- a CDS encoding pyridoxal phosphate-dependent aminotransferase — protein sequence MRMTDVTRRLAGLGGAKWEVHLTAREMIAAGADIIEMTIGEPDVPTPEALMQTAGAAMMAGRTGYSDGRGEANLRQTLAARYSASTGRAIGPNNVLCFPGTQTALYAVLMGVAEHGDEVLVGDPMYATYEGVIRASGADMVPVPLRPEHGFRMQADDIAEKITPRSRAILLTTPHNPTGSILTVEDLDAIGRLAEVHDLWIISDEVYEQLVFDAAEFVSPLARAAFAERVIVVSSISKSHAAPGFRSGWCIASEAFCNGLLPLSETMLFGNQPFIADMTEQAVREGSSVAEGMRCRFAARAAKLADRLHRDTVLRVHSPEAGMFAMINVAATGMNGDAYAQDLLHSAGVAVMPGSSFGESLRDWVRVALTIEDGAFDRALTRIVDHANRKSTEVA from the coding sequence GACGGCTGGCGGGGCTTGGTGGGGCCAAGTGGGAGGTGCATCTAACCGCGCGCGAGATGATCGCTGCCGGGGCGGATATCATCGAGATGACCATTGGTGAACCGGATGTGCCCACACCGGAAGCGCTGATGCAGACCGCCGGCGCCGCGATGATGGCCGGGCGCACCGGCTATTCGGACGGGCGTGGAGAGGCCAATCTGCGCCAAACCCTTGCAGCGCGGTACAGCGCCAGCACCGGGCGTGCGATCGGCCCAAATAATGTGCTGTGCTTTCCGGGCACGCAGACTGCGCTTTATGCGGTCCTGATGGGGGTTGCCGAGCACGGCGACGAGGTGTTGGTCGGGGATCCGATGTATGCCACCTATGAAGGCGTGATCCGGGCAAGTGGCGCCGACATGGTGCCAGTGCCGCTGCGGCCCGAGCATGGGTTTCGGATGCAGGCTGATGATATTGCAGAGAAAATTACTCCCCGCAGCCGCGCCATTCTGTTGACCACACCGCACAATCCTACGGGATCCATTCTGACGGTAGAGGATCTCGACGCCATTGGACGGCTGGCGGAGGTGCACGACCTGTGGATCATCTCGGATGAAGTCTATGAGCAGTTGGTGTTTGACGCGGCGGAATTTGTGTCGCCGCTGGCGCGCGCGGCGTTTGCCGAGCGGGTGATTGTGGTGTCGTCGATCTCTAAATCCCATGCGGCGCCGGGGTTCCGCAGCGGTTGGTGTATCGCGAGCGAGGCCTTCTGTAATGGATTGCTGCCGCTGTCGGAGACGATGTTGTTCGGCAATCAGCCTTTCATCGCGGATATGACGGAGCAGGCCGTTCGCGAGGGGTCTTCGGTGGCGGAGGGGATGCGCTGTCGATTTGCAGCGCGTGCGGCGAAGCTGGCAGATCGGCTGCACCGCGACACGGTTTTGCGGGTGCACAGCCCGGAGGCGGGCATGTTTGCAATGATCAATGTGGCTGCGACGGGCATGAATGGTGACGCTTATGCGCAGGACCTGTTGCACAGCGCCGGCGTCGCCGTAATGCCGGGATCATCCTTTGGCGAAAGCCTGCGCGACTGGGTCCGGGTGGCACTGACGATTGAGGATGGCGCATTTGATCGCGCGCTGACGCGTATCGTGGATCATGCAAACCGCAAATCAACGGAGGTTGCATGA